From the genome of Deinococcus sp. AJ005, one region includes:
- the pilM gene encoding type IV pilus assembly protein PilM produces the protein MSSFVQRLLNPRPAALGVEIGTSAIKVVALRAGSPPSLLHAVMTPTPIGSMQDGLVVEPQAVANELRKLLAEHRITTKYAVTAVPNQSAVTRNIMVPKMDRKDLQEAIKWEAERYIPYPINDVSLDFDILDDPATIPEDGQLEVVIAAAPTEAVARQIEVLRLAGLEPTVIDLKSFAALRALRGNLLGEHLTKSTLTGTNYTESGEVALVMEIGASSSVISLVRGDRVLMARNINVAADDFTTALQKAFDLDFSAAEDVKLGYATATTPTEDEEDLLNFDMAREQYSPARVFEVVRPVLGDLITEIRRSLEFYRVQSGDVVIDRTFLAGGGAKLRGLAAAISDALGFRVEIASPWLTVQTDQANVDTGYLQTNAPEFTVPLGLALRGVSGRG, from the coding sequence ATGTCTAGTTTCGTACAACGTCTGCTCAACCCGCGCCCCGCTGCGCTCGGGGTAGAAATCGGCACCAGCGCCATCAAGGTGGTGGCGCTGCGGGCCGGTTCGCCGCCCTCGCTGCTGCACGCCGTGATGACGCCCACGCCCATCGGCAGCATGCAGGACGGTCTGGTCGTCGAACCCCAGGCCGTGGCCAACGAACTGCGCAAGCTGCTGGCCGAACACCGCATCACCACAAAATACGCGGTGACCGCCGTGCCCAACCAGTCGGCGGTCACGCGCAACATCATGGTGCCCAAGATGGACCGCAAGGACCTCCAGGAGGCCATCAAGTGGGAGGCCGAACGCTATATCCCGTACCCGATCAACGACGTCAGCCTGGATTTCGACATCCTGGACGATCCGGCCACCATCCCCGAGGACGGGCAACTGGAAGTGGTGATCGCCGCCGCCCCCACCGAGGCGGTGGCCCGGCAGATCGAGGTGTTGCGGCTGGCGGGCCTGGAACCCACCGTGATCGATCTGAAAAGCTTCGCGGCCCTGCGCGCCCTGCGCGGCAACCTGCTGGGCGAACACCTGACCAAAAGCACCCTGACCGGCACCAACTACACCGAATCCGGCGAGGTGGCGCTGGTCATGGAGATCGGCGCGAGCAGCTCGGTGATCAGTCTGGTGCGCGGTGACCGGGTGCTGATGGCACGCAACATCAACGTGGCCGCCGATGACTTCACCACCGCGCTGCAAAAAGCCTTCGATCTGGACTTCAGCGCCGCCGAGGACGTCAAGCTGGGCTACGCCACGGCCACCACGCCCACCGAGGACGAGGAAGACCTGCTGAATTTCGACATGGCCCGCGAGCAGTACAGCCCGGCGCGCGTGTTCGAGGTGGTGCGCCCGGTGCTGGGCGACCTGATCACCGAGATCCGCCGCTCGCTGGAGTTCTACCGGGTCCAGAGCGGCGACGTGGTCATCGACCGGACCTTCCTGGCCGGCGGCGGCGCGAAACTGCGCGGTCTGGCGGCGGCTATCAGCGACGCGCTGGGCTTCCGGGTGGAAATCGCCAGCCCGTGGCTGACCGTGCAGACCGATCAGGCCAACGTGGACACCGGTTACCTCCAGACCAACGCGCCGGAATTTACCGTGCCGCTGGGGCTGGCGCTGCGGGGGGTGAGTGGCCGTGGTTGA